A single window of Rhizobium sp. SL42 DNA harbors:
- a CDS encoding addiction module antidote protein has protein sequence MTEGLTDYDPAEDLDSGEAISAFVNAALKTDDAAYIAHALGVVARAKGMAGIAREAGLSREQLYRTLSSEGNPTLKTTLAVMKALGISLTADVLG, from the coding sequence ATGACTGAAGGTCTCACCGACTACGATCCGGCCGAAGACCTGGACTCTGGGGAAGCCATTTCCGCTTTCGTCAACGCGGCGCTGAAGACGGATGATGCCGCCTATATCGCCCATGCACTCGGTGTTGTGGCTCGCGCCAAGGGCATGGCGGGGATTGCGCGGGAGGCGGGGCTTTCGCGGGAGCAGCTGTATCGAACGCTCAGCAGCGAGGGCAATCCGACGCTCAAGACCACCCTTGCGGTGATGAAGGCGCTGGGGATTTCGCTGACGGCGGATGTGCTGGGGTGA
- a CDS encoding MFS transporter — protein MPMPPQFRIYLAFFLFAMSTGALFARMPDLQASLGLNKAELGLTLIGMAIGTLISLTASSPLLVRLGTKVSLAISLLGIVALLSLIPLMPNAQAVFCTLFCIGLLAGALEITLNVEIGRIEAQIGFGIMNRAHGCWSLGFFVTAITASVIRQAGISMQLHLHLVLGVVFVVAAIIIAGMKNAPVTAMADGEKAPHFALPTLGLLPLCLIGTSAFLIEGAGIDWSAIYMDDVFDVSPLVSGSGLTLFAFFMALARLLVDPVVDRYGPRRVALVLLATAALGIAMVWLAPGPYVALAGFALMGGGCSAVYPMAVTAAAQRSDRPAVVNVAALGQMAFVVFFLAPPLLGFVAEAWGIRNAYLVCLPLILASIFASRALSETAPVGREAVAA, from the coding sequence ATGCCGATGCCCCCGCAGTTTCGTATCTATCTCGCGTTTTTCCTGTTTGCCATGTCGACCGGGGCATTGTTTGCCCGCATGCCGGACCTGCAGGCGAGCCTCGGGCTCAACAAGGCCGAACTCGGGCTGACGCTGATCGGCATGGCGATCGGCACGCTGATTTCGCTGACCGCATCGTCGCCGCTGCTGGTGCGTCTGGGGACGAAAGTTTCGCTGGCAATCTCCCTGCTCGGCATCGTGGCACTGCTGTCCCTCATTCCGTTGATGCCGAACGCGCAAGCGGTGTTCTGCACGCTGTTTTGCATCGGCCTTCTCGCCGGCGCGCTGGAAATCACGCTGAATGTCGAGATCGGCCGGATCGAGGCTCAGATCGGCTTCGGCATCATGAACAGGGCGCATGGCTGCTGGAGCCTCGGCTTCTTCGTCACCGCAATCACCGCCTCGGTCATCCGACAGGCCGGCATCTCGATGCAGCTCCACCTGCATCTGGTGCTCGGGGTGGTCTTCGTGGTCGCCGCGATCATCATCGCGGGGATGAAAAATGCACCGGTCACAGCCATGGCGGACGGCGAGAAAGCGCCGCATTTCGCGCTGCCGACGCTCGGGCTTTTGCCTCTCTGCCTGATCGGCACGTCCGCCTTCCTGATCGAAGGTGCGGGCATCGACTGGTCGGCGATCTACATGGACGACGTGTTTGACGTCTCACCCCTCGTCAGTGGCTCCGGGCTGACGCTGTTTGCCTTCTTCATGGCATTGGCACGGCTGCTGGTCGATCCGGTTGTCGATCGATACGGGCCAAGGCGCGTGGCGCTGGTCTTGCTGGCAACGGCAGCGCTCGGTATTGCCATGGTCTGGCTTGCCCCCGGCCCTTATGTCGCCCTGGCGGGTTTTGCGCTGATGGGCGGCGGCTGCAGTGCGGTCTATCCGATGGCCGTAACGGCCGCCGCACAACGAAGCGACCGACCGGCCGTGGTCAATGTCGCGGCGCTGGGGCAGATGGCGTTTGTCGTGTTCTTCCTCGCTCCGCCACTACTCGGCTTCGTCGCCGAGGCATGGGGCATCCGCAACGCCTATCTCGTCTGCCTGCCGCTGATCCTCGCGTCGATCTTTGCCAGCCGCGCGCTGTCGGAAACGGCACCAGTCGGGCGCGAAGCCGTGGCGGCCTGA
- a CDS encoding DUF1398 domain-containing protein: MDAESISIAQTCLDAAHDGSLSFPEIVGRLIAAGFEGYTVDYRRDSQTFYLPDGDSTVLAMPAHAGAIGAAFDANEIERLVRWAQSGADDYSYQAFSAEAKGAGCAGYIVSFLGRRVVYFGRTAETHVEVFPG, encoded by the coding sequence ATGGACGCGGAAAGCATTTCCATCGCCCAAACCTGCCTGGATGCCGCCCATGACGGCAGCCTCAGCTTTCCCGAGATCGTCGGCCGACTGATCGCCGCCGGCTTCGAGGGTTATACCGTCGACTACCGGCGCGACAGCCAGACATTTTACCTGCCCGATGGCGACAGCACGGTGCTGGCCATGCCCGCGCATGCCGGCGCGATCGGCGCGGCTTTCGACGCCAACGAGATCGAACGGCTGGTGCGCTGGGCGCAATCGGGTGCGGACGACTACAGCTACCAGGCCTTCAGCGCCGAGGCGAAGGGGGCGGGTTGTGCGGGGTATATCGTGTCCTTCCTCGGACGGCGCGTGGTGTATTTCGGGCGCACGGCCGAGACGCATGTGGAGGTGTTTCCGGGGTGA
- a CDS encoding chromosome segregation SMC family protein yields MKFNRLRLLGFKSFVEPSEFVIERGLTGVVGPNGCGKSNLVEALRWVMGENSYKNMRASGMDDVIFSGSGNRPARNTAEVGLYLDNSDRTAPAAFNDADEIQISRRIERGQGSVYRINGKEARAKDVQLLFADASTGARSPSMVGQGRIGELIAAKPQARRQLLEEAAGISGLHSRRHEAELRLRAAETNLERLEDITAQLETQIESLKRQARQANRFKMLSAEIRSHEAMLLHIRWAQAKQAEGEAESALNQAMSIVAEKANAQMEAAKTQAIASLKLPELREEEAKCAAALQRLQIARSQLDEEASRLLRRRDELTRRLAQLDEDIRREERLVAENAEVIERLTSEEAELEDILADSGRFGEEAKEAFEAAAAGLAESERAFTALTAERAAAAAGRNQFERLIRDLADRRGRLERQVGDAARDLEEVAAKIAALPDPDEKREMVEMAEQALADAESAAMEAEAALNEARRTEAMLRAPLDAARAKVNGLETEARTITRMLASATTGDFPPVADELSVDRGYETALGAALGDDLESALDPSAPAHWHGNGDGTSDPALPSGCQLLLAHVRAPATLTRALRQIGVVEAADALALMARLQPGQRLVTREGAVYRWDGHVTGSEAPSAAALRLAQRNRLAEIEREAEEARDAMIEAEDRLAEAAENIRGEEARLADTRDRQRLTVRQLAESRDALAQAERASGDLIRRREVVAEAVNGLKAQIEEALEQEENARIEMEETPDLSELDARLAQAESTVARDRGLAAEARARFEGLAREDDMRRRRVLAIQQERASWQTRARSAEDHIATLRDREAEARDEIMSLEMAPDEFEDKRRQLMSALEKAEKERRDAADRLAEAETRQREADQKAAAALAELAETREKRGRAEERLVSAKEWRKDAETRIAEALNVPPHEAFRLTGLKDASEIGDLREVERNLDRLKMERERLGAVNLRAEEEQKELSEKLTALIKERDDIIDAIRKLRGAIQSLNREGRERLIAAFDVVNAQFQRLFTHLFNGGTAELQLIESDDPLEAGLEILARPPGKKPQTMTLLSGGEQALTAMALIFAVFLTNPAPICVLDEVDAPLDDHNVERYCNLMDEMAASTETRFVIITHNPITMARMNRLFGVTMAEQGVSQLVSVDLQTAEQLRERDLV; encoded by the coding sequence ATGAAATTCAATCGCCTGCGCCTTCTCGGTTTCAAGTCTTTTGTCGAACCCTCAGAATTCGTCATCGAGCGCGGCTTGACCGGCGTCGTCGGCCCGAACGGTTGCGGCAAGTCCAATCTTGTCGAGGCCCTGCGCTGGGTCATGGGCGAGAATTCATACAAGAACATGCGCGCCTCCGGCATGGACGACGTCATCTTCTCCGGCTCCGGCAATCGTCCCGCCCGAAACACAGCGGAAGTGGGTCTCTATCTCGACAATTCCGACCGCACGGCACCGGCCGCCTTCAACGATGCCGACGAGATCCAGATCAGCCGTCGCATCGAACGCGGCCAGGGCTCTGTCTACCGGATCAACGGCAAGGAAGCCCGCGCCAAGGATGTGCAGCTGCTGTTTGCCGATGCCTCGACCGGCGCCCGCTCGCCCTCGATGGTCGGCCAGGGTCGCATCGGCGAGCTGATCGCCGCCAAGCCCCAGGCGCGTCGCCAGCTCCTGGAAGAAGCGGCCGGCATTTCCGGCCTGCATTCGCGCCGCCATGAGGCCGAGCTGCGCCTGCGCGCCGCCGAGACCAATCTCGAGCGACTGGAGGACATCACCGCCCAGCTCGAGACCCAGATCGAAAGCCTCAAGCGCCAGGCCCGCCAGGCCAACCGTTTCAAGATGCTCTCGGCCGAGATACGCAGCCATGAGGCCATGCTGCTGCATATCCGCTGGGCGCAGGCCAAGCAGGCGGAAGGCGAGGCGGAAAGCGCGCTCAATCAGGCGATGTCGATCGTCGCCGAAAAGGCCAATGCCCAGATGGAGGCGGCCAAGACCCAGGCGATCGCCAGCCTGAAACTGCCGGAACTGCGCGAGGAGGAGGCAAAATGCGCCGCCGCCCTGCAGCGCCTGCAGATCGCCAGGTCGCAACTGGATGAGGAGGCTTCCCGCCTTCTGCGTCGCCGCGACGAACTCACCCGCCGCCTAGCCCAGCTCGATGAAGACATCCGCCGCGAAGAGCGCCTGGTTGCGGAAAACGCCGAGGTCATCGAGCGGCTGACCAGCGAGGAAGCCGAGCTCGAGGATATCCTCGCCGATTCTGGCCGTTTCGGCGAAGAAGCGAAGGAAGCATTCGAGGCTGCCGCTGCTGGCCTGGCCGAAAGCGAACGCGCCTTCACCGCGCTGACGGCCGAGCGCGCCGCTGCCGCTGCTGGCCGCAACCAGTTCGAACGGCTGATCCGCGATCTTGCCGACCGCCGCGGCCGCCTGGAGCGTCAGGTCGGCGACGCCGCCCGCGACCTCGAGGAGGTTGCCGCAAAGATCGCCGCGCTTCCCGATCCGGACGAAAAGCGCGAAATGGTCGAGATGGCCGAACAGGCACTGGCCGATGCCGAAAGTGCCGCCATGGAAGCGGAAGCGGCCCTCAACGAGGCGCGTCGCACCGAAGCCATGCTGCGTGCGCCGCTCGATGCCGCCCGCGCCAAGGTCAACGGGCTTGAAACCGAAGCCCGCACCATCACCCGCATGCTGGCCTCGGCCACCACCGGAGACTTTCCGCCCGTCGCCGACGAACTCTCCGTCGATCGCGGTTATGAGACCGCACTGGGTGCTGCCCTCGGCGACGACCTCGAAAGCGCGCTGGATCCATCAGCTCCGGCCCACTGGCATGGCAATGGTGACGGAACCTCCGATCCAGCGCTACCGAGCGGTTGCCAGCTGCTGCTCGCCCATGTGCGTGCACCCGCTACGCTCACCCGTGCGCTGCGCCAGATCGGCGTCGTGGAGGCGGCAGACGCGCTGGCGCTGATGGCGAGGCTTCAGCCCGGCCAGCGCCTCGTCACCCGTGAAGGTGCCGTCTATCGCTGGGATGGCCATGTCACCGGCTCGGAAGCACCGAGTGCGGCGGCCCTGCGCCTTGCCCAGCGCAACCGCCTGGCCGAGATCGAACGCGAGGCTGAGGAAGCGCGCGACGCCATGATCGAAGCGGAAGATCGTCTCGCGGAAGCCGCCGAAAACATTCGTGGCGAGGAAGCCCGACTTGCCGATACCCGCGATCGTCAGCGCTTGACGGTCCGCCAGTTGGCGGAGTCCCGCGACGCGCTGGCTCAGGCCGAGCGCGCCTCCGGCGATCTGATCCGCCGCCGGGAAGTGGTCGCGGAAGCGGTCAACGGCCTCAAGGCGCAGATCGAGGAAGCCCTCGAACAGGAAGAAAACGCCCGCATCGAGATGGAGGAGACGCCGGACCTTTCCGAGCTCGACGCCCGGCTCGCGCAGGCCGAGTCGACTGTCGCCCGCGATCGTGGCCTTGCCGCAGAAGCGCGCGCCCGTTTCGAAGGCCTTGCCCGCGAAGATGACATGCGCCGCCGCCGCGTGCTCGCCATCCAGCAGGAGCGCGCCAGCTGGCAGACCCGCGCCCGAAGCGCCGAGGACCATATCGCCACCCTGCGTGACCGCGAGGCAGAAGCCCGCGACGAGATCATGTCGCTGGAAATGGCGCCCGACGAATTCGAGGACAAGCGCCGCCAACTGATGTCGGCGCTGGAAAAGGCCGAGAAGGAGCGCCGCGACGCCGCCGACCGGCTGGCCGAGGCGGAAACCCGCCAGCGCGAGGCCGACCAGAAGGCTGCGGCAGCACTCGCCGAACTCGCTGAAACCCGCGAAAAGCGCGGCCGCGCCGAAGAGCGCCTCGTCTCGGCCAAGGAATGGCGCAAGGATGCCGAGACCCGCATTGCCGAGGCGCTGAACGTGCCCCCGCATGAGGCTTTCCGCCTGACCGGCCTCAAGGACGCCTCCGAAATCGGCGACCTGCGCGAAGTCGAACGCAATCTCGATCGGCTGAAAATGGAGCGCGAGCGCCTTGGCGCCGTCAACCTGCGCGCTGAGGAAGAACAGAAGGAGCTGTCGGAAAAGCTCACCGCCCTGATCAAGGAGCGCGACGATATCATCGACGCCATCCGCAAGCTGCGTGGCGCGATCCAGAGCCTCAACCGCGAGGGCCGCGAACGCCTGATCGCTGCCTTCGACGTCGTCAACGCCCAGTTCCAGCGGCTGTTCACCCATCTGTTCAACGGCGGCACGGCCGAACTGCAACTGATCGAAAGCGACGATCCGCTCGAAGCCGGCCTCGAAATCCTCGCCCGCCCGCCGGGCAAGAAGCCGCAGACCATGACGCTGCTGTCCGGCGGCGAACAGGCGCTGACCGCAATGGCGCTGATCTTCGCCGTCTTCCTCACCAACCCCGCGCCGATTTGCGTGCTCGACGAAGTCGACGCGCCGCTCGACGACCACAATGTCGAGCGCTACTGCAACCTGATGGACGAAATGGCCGCGTCGACGGAAACCCGTTTCGTCATCATCACTCACAACCCGATCACCATGGCCCGCATGAACCGCCTCTTCGGCGTTACCATGGCCGAGCAGGGTGTGTCTCAGTTGGTGTCGGTTGATCTGCAGACGGCAGAACAGCTGCGCGAGCGGGATCTGGTCTAG
- a CDS encoding Ivy family c-type lysozyme inhibitor, with the protein MKATVPAILVAMFMATFANAQSPDPGLSGNFLPAVIASSAPHRESLVALIKGKQGLPSWVRNMVRQPRYVALASKQVEVAGKPMQVFEACEAKRCEESRIRVLYSADGKRAVLRASDVKLGEKIFGQPSSGEMRALGL; encoded by the coding sequence ATGAAGGCGACCGTTCCAGCGATACTTGTGGCCATGTTTATGGCCACCTTCGCCAATGCTCAATCACCTGATCCTGGGCTCTCCGGAAATTTCCTGCCCGCCGTGATTGCCTCGTCCGCGCCGCATCGCGAGAGTCTGGTGGCCCTGATCAAGGGTAAGCAGGGACTGCCCTCCTGGGTTCGAAACATGGTCCGGCAGCCGCGTTACGTGGCGCTCGCCTCCAAGCAGGTCGAGGTTGCCGGCAAGCCGATGCAGGTGTTCGAGGCCTGCGAGGCGAAGCGTTGCGAGGAAAGCCGGATCCGGGTGCTCTATTCCGCCGATGGCAAGCGCGCCGTGTTGCGGGCCTCCGATGTGAAGCTGGGCGAAAAGATATTTGGTCAGCCCTCGTCGGGCGAAATGCGGGCCTTGGGCCTGTAG
- a CDS encoding VOC family protein encodes MDVTRRRLLTLAGTATLSGAMAGALKAEGLTADQASVTAAQSTAPLFALTRPVHVGAVCLRARDMGLLKDYYTGMLGLELLAETKDEVTLGAGGVALLHILSRPDATPEASGQAGLYHTAFLMPSRPDLARWLVHVARSQFPLVGFADHSVSEAVYLADPEGNGVEVYSDRPVDGWLWAGDRVSMGTKELDIDDIFIKTKTRTDRDDYKTVPAGLRIGHIHLKVGALEAARGFYNTGLGLDVVAGDDQRGATFMSSGRYHHHVGANIWDSRDAGQRQDSMTGLDWFSLKTKDDTILAARKAELAAKGFAVSDIDGGFEALDPWGTRVRLVKA; translated from the coding sequence ATGGATGTAACCAGACGACGGCTTTTGACACTGGCGGGCACGGCGACGCTGTCCGGCGCGATGGCAGGCGCGCTCAAGGCGGAAGGCTTGACCGCAGACCAGGCAAGCGTGACGGCAGCACAATCGACCGCCCCGCTCTTCGCGCTGACGCGGCCGGTGCATGTCGGCGCGGTCTGCCTGCGGGCCCGCGACATGGGCTTGCTCAAGGACTACTACACCGGCATGCTGGGGCTTGAGCTTCTGGCCGAGACGAAGGACGAGGTGACGCTCGGTGCCGGTGGCGTGGCGCTCCTGCATATCCTCAGCCGTCCCGACGCGACACCGGAGGCCAGCGGCCAGGCCGGTCTCTACCACACCGCCTTCCTGATGCCGTCGCGACCCGATCTCGCCCGCTGGCTGGTGCATGTGGCGCGCAGCCAGTTCCCGCTGGTCGGCTTTGCCGATCACAGCGTGTCCGAGGCCGTCTATCTCGCCGACCCCGAGGGCAATGGCGTTGAAGTCTATAGCGACCGGCCCGTCGATGGCTGGCTGTGGGCCGGCGACCGGGTATCGATGGGTACCAAGGAACTGGATATCGACGACATCTTCATCAAGACGAAGACGCGCACCGATCGCGACGACTACAAGACGGTGCCGGCCGGCTTGAGGATCGGGCATATCCACCTGAAGGTCGGGGCGCTGGAGGCGGCGCGCGGTTTCTACAATACCGGCCTCGGGCTTGACGTGGTTGCGGGCGACGACCAGCGCGGCGCGACATTCATGTCTTCCGGACGCTACCACCACCATGTCGGCGCCAATATCTGGGACAGCCGGGATGCCGGCCAACGCCAGGACAGCATGACCGGTCTCGACTGGTTTTCGCTGAAGACGAAGGACGACACGATCCTTGCCGCCCGAAAGGCGGAGCTTGCCGCCAAGGGTTTTGCGGTCAGCGACATAGACGGCGGTTTCGAGGCGCTGGATCCATGGGGCACGCGGGTGCGACTGGTGAAAGCATAG
- a CDS encoding cupin domain-containing protein: MPGYSARPPAIPTVVLDDAVTRITRWDFEPGAATGHHTHGLGYVVVPMTDCHFLIEDEAGERRVTSRAGEAYRRDAGVEHNVINGGDQPMSFIEIEYK; this comes from the coding sequence ATGCCCGGCTATTCCGCCCGCCCGCCTGCCATCCCGACCGTCGTGCTCGACGATGCCGTCACCCGCATCACCCGCTGGGATTTCGAGCCGGGTGCTGCCACCGGGCATCACACGCATGGGCTCGGATATGTCGTGGTGCCGATGACCGATTGCCATTTCCTGATTGAGGACGAGGCCGGCGAGCGCCGAGTGACGAGCCGCGCCGGCGAAGCCTATCGCCGCGATGCCGGCGTCGAGCACAATGTCATCAATGGCGGCGATCAGCCCATGAGTTTCATCGAGATCGAGTATAAATGA
- a CDS encoding MarR family winged helix-turn-helix transcriptional regulator: MATVSDLTAHTGYWMRMVSNAVSQEFSRKVAGEGVTVAEWAFMRALYDQDDTGQFHMAPSALADRMGMTKGAISKLADRLQEKRLVGRAENERDGRAHRLFLTVDGRAKVPVLAALADATDADYFGVLTPEEHALLSQTLRTLAERRGIRTIPVD, from the coding sequence ATGGCAACCGTATCCGACCTCACCGCCCATACCGGCTATTGGATGCGCATGGTGTCGAATGCGGTATCGCAGGAATTTTCCCGCAAGGTGGCCGGCGAAGGCGTGACCGTTGCGGAATGGGCTTTTATGCGCGCGCTCTACGACCAGGACGACACGGGGCAATTTCACATGGCGCCATCGGCGCTGGCCGACAGGATGGGCATGACCAAGGGCGCCATCAGCAAGCTGGCCGACAGGCTCCAGGAAAAGCGGCTGGTCGGACGCGCCGAAAACGAGCGTGACGGGCGCGCGCACCGGCTGTTCCTGACCGTAGACGGGCGGGCGAAGGTGCCGGTTCTCGCGGCGCTGGCCGACGCCACCGATGCCGACTATTTCGGCGTGCTGACGCCGGAGGAACATGCGCTGCTCAGCCAGACATTGAGAACCCTCGCCGAACGGCGCGGGATCAGGACCATCCCGGTCGACTGA
- the ppdK gene encoding pyruvate, phosphate dikinase, translated as MRKWVYTFGGGKAEGRMADVDHLGGKGANLAEMASLGLPVPPGLTIVSDACGFYYSNAKTLPDDLKAEVLSGIKGIEAISGRGFGDTSHPLLLSVRSGSRSSMPGMMDTVLNLGLNDHTVEALGHHSGDARFAWDSYRRFIQMYGDVVMGLDHEVFEEILEDEKGRLGHDLDTDLSAVEWQHVVSLYKETIEQELNQPFPQDPHVQLWGAIGAVFSSWMNPRAVTYRMLHNIPQEWGTAVTVQAMVFGNLGSASATGVAFTRNPSTGAKELYGEFLVNAQGEDVVAGIRTPQSITEEARIDSGSDKPSLEKLMPEAFAEFGRICDRLEAHYRDMQDLEFTIERGKLWMLQARSGKRTTKAAMKIAVDMVAEGLITEEDAVLRIEPSSLDQLLHPTIDPRVQRHIIGSGLPASPGAATGEIVFTAEEAVEAETEGRKVILVRVETSPEDIHGMHAAEGILTTRGGMTSHAAVVARGMGIPCVSGAGTMRVDLRNEQLIGMGVTLKKGDIITIDGSAGQVLKGEVPMLQPELSGDFAQLMQWADRTRRMTVRTNADTPGDARAARSFGAEGIGLCRTEHMFFEGDRIHVMREMILAEDETGRRTALEKLLPMQRSDFTELFTIMHGLPVTIRMLDPPLHEFLPKTDEEIDEVADAMGLEPGFMRRRIDALHEFNPMLGHRGCRLAISYPEIAEMQARAIFEAAVAAARDTGAPVVPEIMVPLVGLRSELDYVKAVIDRVAREVMTEAKLEISYLVGTMIELPRAAIRAHIIAEAAEFFSFGTNDLTQTTFGMSRDDAAAFIPTYQKKGIIVHDPFISLDFDGVGELIRIAAERGRRTRPDMKLGICGEHGGDPASIHFCEDVGLDYVSCSPFRVPIARLSAAQAAIKARG; from the coding sequence ATGAGGAAGTGGGTTTACACCTTCGGCGGTGGGAAAGCCGAGGGGCGTATGGCCGATGTCGACCATTTGGGCGGCAAGGGCGCCAATCTCGCGGAGATGGCGAGCCTCGGCCTGCCGGTGCCGCCCGGGCTGACCATCGTTTCCGATGCCTGCGGTTTCTACTACAGCAATGCCAAGACCCTGCCGGATGATCTGAAGGCCGAAGTGCTGTCCGGCATCAAGGGGATCGAAGCGATCAGCGGCCGCGGTTTCGGCGATACAAGCCATCCGCTGCTGCTCTCGGTGCGCTCCGGTTCGCGCTCCTCCATGCCCGGCATGATGGATACGGTGCTGAACCTCGGCCTGAACGATCATACTGTCGAGGCGCTCGGCCATCATTCCGGCGACGCCCGTTTTGCCTGGGACAGCTATCGCCGTTTCATCCAGATGTATGGCGATGTCGTCATGGGCCTCGACCACGAGGTCTTTGAGGAAATCCTCGAAGACGAGAAGGGCCGTCTCGGCCACGACCTTGATACTGATCTGTCGGCCGTCGAATGGCAGCATGTCGTCTCGCTCTACAAGGAGACGATCGAGCAGGAACTGAACCAGCCCTTTCCGCAGGATCCGCATGTCCAGCTCTGGGGCGCGATCGGCGCGGTCTTTTCCTCGTGGATGAACCCGCGCGCCGTCACCTATCGCATGCTGCACAACATTCCGCAGGAATGGGGCACGGCGGTCACCGTACAGGCCATGGTCTTCGGCAATCTCGGCTCGGCCTCGGCCACCGGCGTCGCCTTCACCCGCAATCCCTCGACCGGTGCAAAGGAGCTTTACGGCGAGTTTCTCGTCAATGCGCAAGGCGAGGACGTGGTGGCCGGCATCCGCACGCCGCAGTCGATCACCGAGGAGGCCCGCATCGACAGCGGCTCCGACAAGCCGTCGCTCGAAAAGCTGATGCCGGAAGCCTTCGCCGAATTCGGCCGCATCTGCGACCGGCTGGAAGCCCATTACCGCGACATGCAGGATCTCGAATTCACCATCGAGCGCGGCAAGCTCTGGATGCTGCAGGCCCGCTCCGGCAAGCGCACGACAAAGGCGGCGATGAAGATCGCCGTCGACATGGTCGCGGAAGGCCTGATCACCGAGGAAGACGCCGTGCTGCGCATCGAGCCTTCCTCGCTCGACCAGTTGCTGCACCCGACCATCGACCCGCGCGTCCAGCGCCACATCATCGGCTCCGGCCTGCCGGCCTCGCCGGGGGCTGCCACCGGCGAGATCGTCTTTACCGCCGAGGAGGCCGTCGAGGCCGAGACCGAGGGCCGCAAGGTCATTCTCGTTCGCGTCGAGACCAGCCCAGAGGACATTCACGGCATGCATGCCGCCGAAGGCATCCTGACCACCCGCGGCGGCATGACCAGCCATGCGGCGGTGGTCGCCCGCGGCATGGGCATTCCTTGCGTCTCCGGCGCCGGCACCATGCGCGTCGACCTGCGCAACGAACAGCTGATCGGCATGGGCGTGACCCTGAAAAAGGGCGATATCATCACCATCGACGGCTCCGCCGGCCAGGTGCTGAAAGGCGAGGTGCCGATGCTCCAGCCCGAACTGTCGGGCGATTTTGCCCAGCTGATGCAATGGGCCGACCGCACGCGCCGCATGACGGTGCGCACCAATGCCGACACGCCGGGCGATGCCCGCGCCGCCCGCTCCTTCGGCGCGGAAGGCATCGGCCTCTGCCGCACCGAACACATGTTCTTCGAAGGCGACCGCATTCATGTCATGCGCGAGATGATCCTCGCCGAAGACGAGACCGGTCGCCGCACGGCGCTGGAAAAGCTGCTGCCGATGCAGCGCTCGGATTTCACCGAGCTTTTCACCATCATGCACGGCCTGCCGGTGACCATCCGCATGCTTGATCCGCCGCTGCACGAGTTCCTGCCCAAGACTGACGAGGAGATCGACGAAGTCGCCGATGCCATGGGCCTCGAGCCAGGCTTCATGCGCCGCCGCATCGACGCCCTGCACGAGTTCAACCCGATGCTCGGCCATCGCGGCTGCCGGCTTGCCATTTCCTATCCGGAGATCGCCGAGATGCAGGCCCGCGCCATTTTCGAGGCGGCCGTTGCCGCTGCCCGCGACACCGGCGCGCCGGTCGTGCCGGAAATCATGGTGCCGCTGGTCGGCCTGCGCTCCGAGCTCGACTATGTGAAGGCCGTCATCGACCGCGTCGCCCGCGAGGTGATGACCGAGGCAAAGCTCGAGATCTCCTATCTCGTCGGCACGATGATCGAGCTGCCGCGCGCCGCCATCCGCGCCCATATCATCGCCGAGGCCGCCGAATTCTTCTCCTTCGGCACCAATGACCTGACCCAGACCACCTTCGGCATGTCGCGCGACGACGCCGCCGCCTTCATCCCGACCTACCAGAAGAAGGGCATCATCGTGCATGACCCCTTCATCTCGCTGGATTTCGACGGCGTCGGCGAACTGATCCGCATCGCCGCCGAACGCGGCCGCCGGACAAGGCCCGACATGAAGCTCGGCATCTGCGGCGAACACGGCGGCGACCCCGCCTCGATCCATTTCTGCGAGGATGTCGGCCTGGATTACGTCTCGTGTTCCCCGTTCCGCGTGCCGATTGCGAGGCTGTCTGCGGCTCAGGCGGCCATCAAGGCGCGGGGGTGA